The DNA window AACCAGCGCAAGCTGACGCTCATAAGTTTCTATACTCATTATAACTAAATCACCATACCCATTTTTTGTAATATAAATAGGTTCTCTATATTTATGGCATATTTCTGATATTTCATTTGTATTTCTTAAATCTGTTATAGGTCTTATTTGTGGCATAGTATTATCACCTCTAATTTATTATGTCATTATTATAACATAATAATGTACAAATTACAATTAGTATCTTTATTCTGGGATAATTAAATCCAAAGAGTTGCAAAAAACACAAGATAAGATATAATTAGGAGACAGAGGAAAATTAAATTACAAAGGAGATTTTAAGTAATGGACAGTGAAAGATTGAAAAGGCAAATTGATTTTATCGTAGAAATTGATAAGTTAAAGCATATTTACCGTCAGACAATCTTAATGGACGGTTCGAGAAATGAAAATGATGCAGAGCATTCATGGCACCTGGCTGTAATGGCTGTATTGCTTTCCGAATATGCAGCAGAAAAGAACATTGATGTCCTGCGTGTTATAAAAATGGTTTTAATTCATGACCTTGTAGAAATTGATGCAGGAGATACCTTCTGCTATGATGAAAAGGGGAATGAAGATAAAGCATGCAGGGAACAGAAAGCAGCAGACAGGATATTTAATATTTTGCCTCCGGACCAGGCCAAAGAGATCCATGATTTATGGGAAGAGTTTGAAAAAAGGGAGACCTCTGAGGCACGCTTTGCAGCTTCCCTGGATAGACTGCAGCCTTTACTGCATAATTATAATACGAAAGGACATACATGGGTAAAGCATAACGTAAAAAGTGATAAAGTTTTAAAGCGAAACCAGCCTATAGAAGAAGGTGCTCCTGTACTTTGGGAGTATGTAAAGGAGATTATTGAGGATTCAATTAGTAAAGGATATTTGCAACGGTAGTTTATAATTTTTGAGCATTTTTTAAGATTAAGATAAAGTCAATTTTTGTTGTCCCTGATTACAGAGGCACTTTTTCAGTAATTTCGATTCGAAAGGTTCCCAAATTTCTATTGAGAAATATAATAGTTGGCATTATAATATAAAAAATGAATAACCTAAGATTCAAGAAGGCGGGATAAAATGAGCAGAATAGGATCAAAAATTAGCAGTATTAGAATACAAAGAGGGATGGCTCAGAAGGAACTGGCAAAAAAACTGGGTGTATCAGAGAAGTTTATTATTGAAGTAGAAGAAGGTAGAAGAATTTTAAATGATGCTCTAATTGAAAGAATTTCTAAAATTTTTGGGCAAAATATAGATGATGAGATGTTGTATGAAATAGAAGAAAAAGGTGAAAAGCTACAGGGAAAGAAAGACATAGAGGAGATCAGGAAAGCAGCAGAGCAAAAGTTGCGCGAAGCACAAAAGGCCCAGGAGCCTCCAAAGGTGCAGGAGGTTTGGAATGATGCACTTGAATCAGTATTAAAGAATGTTCCTGTTTATTCCTATGACCTAAGTACAATTGTAGATGTCAGGCCTTTACCTGTTATATCAAATAAAATAGAAGGATATTCTAAAGATAAAGTATTGTTTTTGAGGATAGAAGATGATGATATGATAGGTTTTAGAATAGCAAAAGGAGATATAGCCTTTGGGCATATAATGCACGAGATAGAAAACAATGCAATATGCCTTGTTGAATATGGCGGTCAAAGGCTAATAAGACAGATAAAAAGATTGGATAGCAACAATATATTGCTTGTGAGCAATAAAAGAAGTTTAACAACTGAAACTGTTCAGGTAAAAAGCATAAAAGTATTGGTTAAATTGGATAAAGTTGAGATAAAATTATAATAAAAAACCCACCGGCCGGTGGGTTTTTTATTAAATCTTTTGAAAAATGATTTTATAATAATTTCTTTCATTTTCCATACATATAATCTTATCAGTGGTATAATTGGAGGGATGATATGTTTGTCTTTATTACAATAAAAAAATGGACTTTGATTTGTTTTACATGTTTAATGGTAGTTTGCATTTTTTTTATATTATGCCTATATAAGTTCATGCCTGGTCCACCCGATAAACCTGAAGCATCTACTACATTTGTCAACGAAGAAATTTCACAGGTGATACAGAAAATTTTTGAAATTAGAAATAGGGCAATACTAGAGGGAGATTTAGATGCAGTAAAACCCCTCTATAATCTAAGCACGAAATATGGGACATGGGCATACGAGCATGAAGTAAAGAAAACGAAATATCTTCATAAATGGTCTGATAAGCAGGGGGTAAAATTTAAAGACATTCATTCTACGCTGGTAATCAGGTATGGCAAAGAAAAAGGTTCAGTTTTTTCTGTTAATTTTATTGCTTCAACAGAGTATAAATACGCATATGAAAATGAACCGGACACTGTTAACTCTTTTAGAATTGGTACGTATCATATAGTAGATCTTATTCAAAAGGACGGGCAATGGCTAATAGCAAAAGAGTGGTATACAGACCCTTTTGCAGATTCACTGAGTCTGGATGATATAAAAAGCCAGGAAATTAAGACGTATATTTTATCCGGAAAGCCCAGGGATTTTTCCGGTCTGAGTGAAAGAAGGATACAGGCTGTTGAATACGCAGACCGGTATTGCGGTGCTGCCAGCGAAGAAAAATATGGTTTTAAATATAATGAGAAGTACAGGGATTATAACCCTCAAGGGGGAGACTGTGCAAATTTTGCTTCCCAAATTTTATATGAGGGCGGCAAATTTAAAAAAACACATACGTGGAATTATGATAGCGGTGGAGCAAGCAAAGCATGGGTAAATGCGCATGCATTTAATAGTTATATGCTAAATAGCGGAAGGGCATCCCGGATAGCCTATGGCTCATATAACCAGGTCTATAAGGCATCATATAAGCTGCAGCCCGGAGATTATATTGCATATGAAAAGAAGGGAAAAATTACACATATATCTGTTGTAACGGGAGCGGATTCCAAAGGCTATACACTGGTAAGCTGTCATAATACGGACAGAAATAGAGTACCATGGGACCTTGGGTGGAGTGACAAAGGAATAAAATTCTGGTTGGTACACGTTAATTATTAAAAAAATAAATTCACGGTCCACAGTTAACAGTTTACAGTAATTGATTTAAACTCTAAAAAATTAGAGATATATGAGAAGGTTGCGTAACATTAGTGAATTTTAAGTTGAGAAGAGGCATCATTACATTTATTATGCCTAAATGTGTTTTACAATTTGATTTTTGAAAGGTATAATAAGGTTATTGGAGATAGCATATATATTTCATAAAAGATTTTACATGAAAATTAATGTAGTAGTGGGGAGTGGACAGTGGAGAGAGAAACAGGAAAACTCCCCACTAGCCACTCCCCACTGCATCATTGATGCATTTGAAATGTTTTAATGTAACTTATATAGATTAGAAAACGTATTATAAGCTAAGAAAAGGTGTGGGATATGAGCAGGTTTTTGAATGGAAAAGAGGTTGAACTTCTGGCACCGGCAGGGAATTTTGAAATTTTTAACCAGGTAATTGACAGCGGTGCCGATGCGGTATATTTGGGCGGAAAACAGTTTAATATGCGCATGCACCGAAAAGATTATAACCTGACAAATGATGAAATTCGTGAAGCGGTATCTATTGCTCATTCAAAGGGAAAGAAGATATACATTACTTTTAATAATATGATGAGTGATACTGAAATAGATGAAGCCAAAGATTATCTTTTGTTTTTGCAGCAGGTCCATCCAGATGCCCTTATTATCCAGGATATGGGCGCATTGGAAGCAATCAAGGAGCTGGGGATTAATATTCCTTTGCATGCAAGTGTTATGATGAATGTCCATAATAAGCAAATGATTGATAGATTATGGGAGTTAGGAATCTCAAGAGTAGTAATGTCAAGAGAAGTAAGTCTTGAAACCATTAAATGCTTGTCAGGAGCAACATCAATGGAATTTGAGTATTTTGTTCATGGTGACATGTGTGCTGTCCACGGGGCACAGTGTTTGTACAGCGGAGTACTCTTTGGTAAAAGCAGCAACCGTGGTTTGTGTATGAAACCCTGCCGCTGGCCTTTCCGAATTAAAGGAAAAGATGATGAAACACAAATGCCAAAACATTATCTGGCTGTAAAAGATATGTGCATGTATAGACATATTCCTGAATTAATTCATGCGGGTGTAAATTCTTTTAAAGTTGAGGGCAGAATGCGTGACAGCCAGTATCTCACAGCGTTAATTAATATATACCGCAAAGCCATAGATAGATATATAGATGACCCTGCAGGGTATTATGTAGATGAAGAAGATTTTAAAAAATTATATGACGGCAGGGTTAGAGACCTCTCTACCTGTTATGCTTTTAAAATTCCGGGGAAGGCAAATATTGAACTAAGTGGAAAAAGAGAGCCCAGAATATTTAGTAATGCAGTCGAGGAGTTTGAAATAAATATGGGTAGAATCCAAGAGATAAAAGATAGAATACATATCAAAAAATTGGGCCGGCCCCTGCTAACTGTAAAAGTAAATAATATTGATGCTTTAAAACAGGCTGTTGACAGCGGTGCAGATGAGGTATACATAGCCGGGGAAGTGTTTAGAAGAGACAGGCCGTTTACCAGGAGCCAGATAAGGGAAGCCGTCTGTTATGCGAGGGATAAAAAAGTGTATCTGTCTCTGCCAAGGATGATGTTTGACCGACAGTTTAATGATTATCAAGCGTTGATAAATAAATACAATGAATTGGGAATAACAGGTGTTATTATTTCTAACCTTGGGGCAGTACAAGCTTTTAGAAACAGCGGATTAAAGCTTATAGGTGAT is part of the Petroclostridium xylanilyticum genome and encodes:
- a CDS encoding type II toxin-antitoxin system Phd/YefM family antitoxin, which gives rise to MPQIRPITDLRNTNEISEICHKYREPIYITKNGYGDLVIMSIETYERQLALVDVYKKLAEAEAQITKGVPLLDGEEVFKNLRDKYATK
- a CDS encoding HD domain-containing protein translates to MDSERLKRQIDFIVEIDKLKHIYRQTILMDGSRNENDAEHSWHLAVMAVLLSEYAAEKNIDVLRVIKMVLIHDLVEIDAGDTFCYDEKGNEDKACREQKAADRIFNILPPDQAKEIHDLWEEFEKRETSEARFAASLDRLQPLLHNYNTKGHTWVKHNVKSDKVLKRNQPIEEGAPVLWEYVKEIIEDSISKGYLQR
- a CDS encoding S24 family peptidase, coding for MSRIGSKISSIRIQRGMAQKELAKKLGVSEKFIIEVEEGRRILNDALIERISKIFGQNIDDEMLYEIEEKGEKLQGKKDIEEIRKAAEQKLREAQKAQEPPKVQEVWNDALESVLKNVPVYSYDLSTIVDVRPLPVISNKIEGYSKDKVLFLRIEDDDMIGFRIAKGDIAFGHIMHEIENNAICLVEYGGQRLIRQIKRLDSNNILLVSNKRSLTTETVQVKSIKVLVKLDKVEIKL
- a CDS encoding amidase domain-containing protein, which gives rise to MFVFITIKKWTLICFTCLMVVCIFFILCLYKFMPGPPDKPEASTTFVNEEISQVIQKIFEIRNRAILEGDLDAVKPLYNLSTKYGTWAYEHEVKKTKYLHKWSDKQGVKFKDIHSTLVIRYGKEKGSVFSVNFIASTEYKYAYENEPDTVNSFRIGTYHIVDLIQKDGQWLIAKEWYTDPFADSLSLDDIKSQEIKTYILSGKPRDFSGLSERRIQAVEYADRYCGAASEEKYGFKYNEKYRDYNPQGGDCANFASQILYEGGKFKKTHTWNYDSGGASKAWVNAHAFNSYMLNSGRASRIAYGSYNQVYKASYKLQPGDYIAYEKKGKITHISVVTGADSKGYTLVSCHNTDRNRVPWDLGWSDKGIKFWLVHVNY
- a CDS encoding peptidase U32 family protein, whose amino-acid sequence is MSRFLNGKEVELLAPAGNFEIFNQVIDSGADAVYLGGKQFNMRMHRKDYNLTNDEIREAVSIAHSKGKKIYITFNNMMSDTEIDEAKDYLLFLQQVHPDALIIQDMGALEAIKELGINIPLHASVMMNVHNKQMIDRLWELGISRVVMSREVSLETIKCLSGATSMEFEYFVHGDMCAVHGAQCLYSGVLFGKSSNRGLCMKPCRWPFRIKGKDDETQMPKHYLAVKDMCMYRHIPELIHAGVNSFKVEGRMRDSQYLTALINIYRKAIDRYIDDPAGYYVDEEDFKKLYDGRVRDLSTCYAFKIPGKANIELSGKREPRIFSNAVEEFEINMGRIQEIKDRIHIKKLGRPLLTVKVNNIDALKQAVDSGADEVYIAGEVFRRDRPFTRSQIREAVCYARDKKVYLSLPRMMFDRQFNDYQALINKYNELGITGVIISNLGAVQAFRNSGLKLIGDYSLNCYNSKTAEFYSREGLSRITASVETSVNVLKNILQRSSIPIEIVVQGAPVVMYMEHCVYAASESNLTAQDCCQDFCESQTICLIDERGCEHSVYADQYCRNHMITSKDICLLPLVGKLCSLGTAAVRVEGQHYRPDVLGKVISIYRHAIDCICEKREADADLINQLKQITGRGQSLGALNFD